The Arachis ipaensis cultivar K30076 chromosome B05, Araip1.1, whole genome shotgun sequence nucleotide sequence GTTAGGGTCTTTTACCTTCCTATGAAGTGAAGAGAGACTTTTTATATTCCTCTCAAACGcgaaaaacgacgccgttttgctGACGAGGATAGGGACTAATTTGTCCAGCCGCGTCACCAGACACGTAGCAGTCCACGTGGCCTTCAGACGTGCCACTTCATCATTTTTCGTCGATCACAAACGGAGAAATCAAGCCAGGGACTGAATTGTCCGCCGGCAAAAATCTTTGGGGGTGTTTTTGTGTATTAATTTCCTTTGGAGACTAAAGTGTCCGTTTTTAAAATCATCAGGGActaatttgggtaattactcgctttatttttatgtttggcaACGTTTTTATCCTCTAAACGCTACCAATTCTAGCTTTTCTGTTCACCTTTTTACATTGGATTGAAATTTATATTCTATATACTAATTATATCCTTCATTATTTATATgtttgttgttttattttataatattttttaatactcNNNNNNNNNNNNNNNNNNNNNNNNNNNNNNNNNNNNNNNNNNNNNNNNNNNNNNNNNNNNNNNNNNNNNNNNNNNNNNNNNNNNNNNNNNNNNNNNNNNNNNNNNNNNNNNNNNNNNNNNNNNNNNAAAataatgaaaatactaaaaaaagaatattaaaatttatttaaatatttaaaataaaattataagataatataaaataattatttaaattcatgttcttttctttaatttttcatctaaaagtgattttaaacaatgtaatccaaacaatatttagtttattataattcatttgaaataaaaataaccaaatatAAATCATGTCAATATTAACTTACTCttgatcaaaattaattttacacAAACTTTCATTTGCAAACCGTAATGCAGACACACATTAAAGATTGGTGGCCTTCAAATCTTTCATAAAAACCAGTGGATCGATATCACACCTGTCCCTGGTTCTTTGATCATCAATGTGGGTGATATGATGCAGGTAAGCTCATCAATTATGTTAGGAGGATAGAAATATGGTTGTATGGTATATGATTTTAAGTAATCCGCTACGAGTTCAGAGGTTTTATGCTTTGAAAGATTCACACTTAATCTGCTATTGCCTATAGGATTTTAAATGATAATGTTCAAAATTTGCTGGGTATAACAATTTACATAGACTAAGTTTAAAAATGAGATGTAATTAAATTGAGAATGTTATAATTATACAAATTTTTTACCCACTATAATTGATTACCAGCCTGATAATCATGGGGATGAATACACAATGTGGGATTTTCGTGACATTAGGATCACCATGGATAGAGATAAAACACATAGATTCCAAGTTGAAAAGGTTATTATAAACTCATCTCCTGAGCATGACATTGAAAATTTTATGGCGGTGGTGATATTCGGACCTAACCAGCGATTGGCCTTTTACAAGCCTGGCAATATGAGATGGGTAGAATTTCCAACCAGAGATAAGGAGTTTAATGACGTAATATTTTTCCAAGAAAAGCTATATGCCATAAACAATGACGGGcagctatatgaatttgatacAAACACAAGAGCAGGGCTTAAGGGAGGAATCCATGAAACCAGACCTCCATCTGAAATTCCCGTAGGCCCTCTCAGGCTTAAATATCTTATTGGGTGCACCAATGGAAGTTTATTGATGTTGACAAGATATGTTGACCTTCCCTTGGGGAAGGAATTAGGGACTTCCAAATTCGATATCCATGAGTTAAAAAGAAACGGGAAAGAATGGTCAACATTAGATAATTTAGGTGACTATATACTAGTGATTGGATATAATTCATCTATTCAAATTTCTGTGCCTTTTCTAAGCAAAGGAAATCAGATTTGGTTTACAAATAACCAAATGGAGTTGCAATCATCATTTTACGATCCTGTTGCCCAAGATATCGGCATCTTCGACTTGGACCATGGAAATTTCCAGAGAGTTTTGTTAGATGTGAAGTTCTTTTGTCCTCCTGTTTGGTTGTTATCCTAATTCATACTCCTTAAGCTTTTGTCCTTGTACTttaatcttttcaaatttcaagtcTTTTAATTTGTTTAGACTATTTATTACATATCCTTCAAATGTTAGTTCTCCCTGTATGCTGAATACATGTTTGCAAATTATTATGACGCTTTTAGCACAACATATCTTTGACTTTGATTTATTGCTTTGGATGTTTGCTTGCAATTGAAGCGTCTCTCCTGGACTTGGATTGGAATTAGCAATGCTCACGGCTTATACTTGTCTTTTTGTAGGGATGGCAATACCATtcgaacccgcgggtacccatcTCGCCCCAATCCGCTCGGCGGCGGGTAATTGCGGGATGGGTTTTTATCGGGACGGGTCGTGTGGGGCGGGATTGGATTTAGGTAATAGCTGTCCCTACCCACccgatatatatataataaatagaattaataaaaatatagtaagacaattttttttataaaaaaacttaATAATCATATGAAACTATTCATAAAAAAACGAAATTGATGTGATATGCATTACATAATACTTCATATCATTTGATTTCACACATTAACCATTATatattactttaaaaaaaattcatatacaaatattcaaaatattaacaaaattatttataaaaaaaaatttagtattatattcataaaaaataaGTTTTATAAAGGGACACCCTCTCTTGTCTATAGGCACCAGGCCCCTTGACCCTCACCAGCTCCCTTCCATTTGCAGGTATATGGAGAAAGACTAGAACTCTAGCCTGGTTGTTGATTTGTGTTACGGACCCTCAAGGGCCAGTCCAACCCGCCGACGGGTTGGGGCACCACCTGACCTAGGAACAGACCTCCCCATATCAATAAGAACAACCCAACGGACTGCCCCAGGTGCCCGATCTGTCGGGTCGGTAACTCGGGGCGACACCCGAAGACCCGGCCCCGAAATCGGTACGGCTAAACCAGACCACGTAGGCAAGGGCAGCTCGCAGGAGCTCCCTAGACAATGGACTAGGTCACTTCATAGGCCCACCCAGCACCACGTATATAAGGGGGAAGTCAGTACTCCCCCCAAGGTATGCATCACTTTACCTAATCTGGCTAACATATCGTACGGACACTGACAAGaccatcggagtgtctttgcaggtggccaCCCCCGTTTTTCCTTTCGCTCCGTCGTCGCCAGCCCGCCATTGGCCCTCGCTCTACGTTGGCTCGGGATCCCCCTCTCTCCTACCCATCACCTACCGACGACCCGAGGACCCCAGGTAACGAACATTGGCGTCGTCTGTGGGGACCCCGGCACAGGCATAGAGCGACCCATCACTTCAGAGGAGCTCCGCGAAAGAGGTGGGGCCCGTTTGAGCAGGGCGAGTTCGACGGCACGCGCTGCCGAACACTCGAGACCCTCCATCCAACCCAACCCACAAATGTACACCAGGACCACCGAAAGGCGCCCCTTCGGGGGGACAGGAGCCGACAGCGCCAAGATCATGCAAGAGCTCAGGCATAGAGTGCAGAACCTTGAGCGGGAGCTGGCGACGAGGGGCCAGTCCCACGAAAATGCCAGCCATTCACACGGTGGCGCAGGCCGGTCCCGCAACCTCCAGACCGGCTCGAAGCAAGTCCGAAAGCCGCTGGGGGACCCAGAAAGAGGAGACCAGAAAACATCAAGACCCCGTCATCATGGGACCAACCCCTTTCCACCCCTCAATCCTCAAGGTCCGGCTCCCGAGAaactttgacaagccaacggacatgaggtatgaTGAGACCAAGGACCCCCAGGAGCACGTCACAACCTTTGAAGCAAGAATGAACCTGGAAGGGGTAGACAACTCGGTTAGATGCCGGGCGTTCCACGTGACGCTAGCCGGCCCGGCGATCTGGTGGTTCAACACCCTCCCACAAGGGTCCATCACAACTTTCGCAGACATATCCCAGAATTTCCTAGCCCGGTTCACGACACGCATAGCCAAGGCAAAGCACCCAATCAACTTGTTGGGAGTCACCCAAAAACCCGGGGAGCCGACCAGAAAGTTCCTAGATAGGTTTAACGACGAATGTCTGGAGATCGACGGCCTCACGGACTCAGTCGCTAGCTTATGCCTAACAAATGGCCTGCCGAATGAAGACTTTAGGAAACACCTCACAACCAAGCCTGTATGGACCATGCAGGAAATCCAAAACATAGCCAAAGAATACATCAATGATGAAGAGGTTAGCCAGGTTGTAgcagccaataaacggcagccccCTAACCCGCAAGCCCGGAAGACATCTCAGGTCGACAGGTACAAAGAAGCTCCCAGGGACGGCACCCTAAATAAGTCGCCCAAGCAACCAAGGGTAGGAAGATTCACGAACTACACGCCACTCACGGCGCCTATAGTAGAAGTCTACCAACAAATTGCAGACAAAGAAATCCTATCCAGACCAAGACCCCTGAAAGAGAGAACGGGAGACAACAAGAACCTTTACTGCGATTACCACAAGGGGTTTGGTCACAAAACACAAGACTGCTTCGACCTCAAGGATGCCTTGGAACAGGCCATCAGAGAGGGAAAACTGAGCGAATTCTCCTGGCTCATCAGGGAGCCGAGGAGGCGGGAAAGGGAGCGCTCCGAGGAAGAT carries:
- the LOC107641523 gene encoding uncharacterized protein LOC107641523, which encodes MRYDETKDPQEHVTTFEARMNLEGVDNSVRCRAFHVTLAGPAIWWFNTLPQGSITTFADISQNFLARFTTRIAKAKHPINLLGVTQKPGEPTRKFLDRFNDECLEIDGLTDSVASLCLTNGLPNEDFRKHLTTKPVWTMQEIQNIAKEYINDEEVSQVVAANKRQPPNPQARKTSQVDRYKEAPRDGTLNKSPKQPRVGRFTNYTPLTAPIVEVYQQIADKEILSRPRPLKERTGDNKNLYCDYHKGFGHKTQDCFDLKDALEQAIREGKLSEFSWLIREPRRRERERSEEDRCRTVKPRQEPPGDASNPPTFVVNIVVGRDSPPNPSRQ